One genomic window of Microbacterium sp. BH-3-3-3 includes the following:
- a CDS encoding MOSC domain-containing protein: MPRLVAVCAVHRLHPDAGSIGVTAIDKRPLDGAVRVGKLGVRADVQASRKHHGGPDKAVYAYAQDDAEFWEGQLDRELPAGWFGENLRVEGLDVNGARIGEVWRIGDTVEVEVTMPRTPCATFARWVGGAAARGWVKRFSDEGRLGAYLRVRRAGEVRAGDAIEIVSSPEGAPTVLEVYRG; encoded by the coding sequence ATGCCTCGTCTCGTCGCCGTCTGCGCCGTTCACCGCCTGCACCCGGATGCCGGGTCGATCGGCGTCACCGCGATCGACAAGCGCCCGCTCGACGGGGCGGTGCGTGTCGGCAAGCTCGGCGTCCGCGCCGACGTGCAGGCGAGCCGCAAGCACCACGGCGGCCCCGACAAGGCGGTGTACGCCTACGCGCAGGACGACGCCGAGTTCTGGGAGGGGCAACTCGACCGTGAGCTGCCCGCCGGCTGGTTCGGCGAGAACCTGCGCGTCGAGGGGCTCGACGTCAACGGCGCCCGTATCGGCGAGGTGTGGCGCATCGGCGACACCGTCGAGGTCGAGGTGACGATGCCGCGCACCCCCTGCGCGACGTTCGCGCGCTGGGTCGGAGGCGCCGCGGCGCGCGGATGGGTGAAGCGGTTCTCCGACGAGGGGCGCCTCGGCGCGTACCTGCGGGTGCGACGCGCGGGGGAGGTGCGCGCGGGCGATGCGATCGAGATCGTGTCCTCGCCCGAGGGCGCGCCGACGGTGCTCGAGGTGTACCGGGGCTGA
- a CDS encoding 4-hydroxy-3-methylbut-2-enyl diphosphate reductase yields MSTPVVQLPVPRIPGRRGRLQDIPVQGKKKVLLAAPRGYCAGVDRAVIAVEKALERYGAPVYVRKQIVHNIHVVTELEKKGAIFVEEVDEVPPGSHVVFSAHGVSPAVVSAASDRGLQAIDATCPLVTKVHREAVRFARDDFEILLIGHEGHEEVEGTAGEAPEHVTVVNSPEHADAIEVRDPSKVVWLSQTTLSVDETMETVRRLRERFPQLQDPPSDDICYATQNRQVAIKKVAVGADLVIVVGSANSSNSVRLVEVALEYGAKAAYRVDYIDEVKQEWLDGVETVGVTSGASVPEVLVSEVLEELARAGYRDVEEVRTAEEDLIFSLPKELRQDASGKRDSRALGGRSSA; encoded by the coding sequence GTGAGCACACCTGTCGTCCAACTGCCCGTTCCCCGTATCCCGGGTCGACGCGGGCGGCTCCAGGATATCCCCGTACAGGGAAAGAAGAAGGTGCTGCTGGCGGCGCCGCGCGGTTATTGCGCGGGCGTCGACCGCGCGGTCATCGCCGTCGAGAAGGCCCTGGAGCGCTATGGCGCGCCCGTGTACGTGCGCAAGCAGATCGTGCACAACATCCACGTGGTCACCGAGCTCGAGAAGAAGGGGGCGATCTTCGTCGAAGAGGTCGACGAGGTTCCCCCGGGGTCGCACGTCGTCTTCAGCGCGCACGGGGTGTCGCCCGCCGTCGTGTCGGCGGCATCCGATCGGGGTCTGCAGGCGATCGATGCGACCTGCCCCCTCGTGACCAAGGTGCACCGCGAGGCCGTGCGCTTCGCGCGCGACGACTTCGAGATCCTGCTGATCGGCCACGAAGGCCACGAAGAGGTCGAGGGCACCGCGGGCGAGGCCCCCGAGCACGTGACGGTGGTCAACTCTCCCGAGCACGCCGATGCCATCGAGGTGCGCGACCCGTCGAAGGTCGTCTGGCTCTCGCAGACCACGCTGTCGGTCGACGAGACGATGGAGACCGTGCGGCGCCTGCGCGAGCGCTTCCCGCAGCTGCAGGACCCGCCCTCGGACGACATCTGCTACGCCACCCAGAACCGTCAGGTCGCGATCAAGAAGGTCGCCGTCGGCGCCGACCTGGTCATCGTCGTGGGATCGGCCAACTCCTCGAACAGCGTGCGTCTGGTCGAGGTCGCCCTCGAGTACGGCGCCAAGGCCGCCTATCGCGTCGACTACATCGACGAGGTGAAGCAGGAGTGGCTCGACGGTGTCGAGACCGTCGGCGTCACCAGCGGCGCTTCGGTGCCCGAGGTGCTCGTGAGCGAGGTGCTCGAAGAGCTCGCCCGCGCCGGCTACCGCGATGTCGAAGAGGTGCGCACCGCCGAAGAGGACTTGATCTTCTCGCTCCCCAAGGAACTGCGACAGGATGCCAGCGGCAAGCGCGACAGCCGCGCGCTCGGCGGCCGGAGCAGCGCGTGA
- a CDS encoding DNA recombination protein RmuC → MDAIALVLVILALALGVAGGWVVASARAAARGAVEQQALGARVAAAETARSGLQAQLDHQVALYRELVGQSRSDQAAREERERREQTVLRALDPVRETLDAMQRKVDGLERDRVEQYSALGEQLRLSREADEALRATTESLASAMRSGTTRGVWGETQLRRVVEAAGLTRYVDFDLQASMSSDAGAGRPDMVVRLPGGKALAVDAKVPLEAYLQASAIAVTAQGDEGARRASLLSRHAKAVRAHVDALAKKTYWAGLASSPEFVICFLPSESLLASALDEDPALLDYAFTRRVALASPVNLWAVLKTVAFTWTQQDVSDEARTLFTLGTELYERVGVLAGHANDLRRAIEKTVDSYNRFAGSLESRVLVTARKFPGIDETKLDAVAAPAALDATPRRWTAPEMIELDGITTTTDGAADPHEAESLGSPTGVAVSADLGGVRERAGLSDENLHG, encoded by the coding sequence ATGGATGCCATCGCCCTCGTTCTCGTGATCCTCGCGCTCGCCCTCGGCGTAGCCGGCGGGTGGGTTGTCGCCTCGGCGCGCGCAGCGGCGCGGGGTGCGGTCGAGCAGCAGGCGCTCGGCGCCCGCGTGGCGGCGGCCGAGACCGCCCGCTCCGGTCTGCAGGCGCAGCTCGATCACCAGGTCGCGTTGTACCGCGAGCTCGTCGGTCAGTCCCGCTCCGACCAGGCGGCGCGCGAAGAGCGGGAGCGGCGCGAGCAGACGGTGCTGCGGGCACTCGATCCCGTGCGCGAGACCCTCGACGCGATGCAGCGCAAGGTCGACGGCCTCGAGCGCGACCGCGTCGAGCAGTACTCCGCGCTCGGTGAGCAGCTGAGGCTCTCGCGCGAGGCCGACGAAGCCCTGCGCGCGACCACCGAATCCCTGGCCTCGGCGATGCGCTCGGGAACGACCCGCGGGGTGTGGGGCGAGACCCAGCTGCGGCGCGTGGTCGAGGCCGCGGGCCTCACGCGGTACGTCGACTTCGATCTTCAGGCGTCGATGTCCAGCGACGCCGGCGCCGGTCGCCCCGACATGGTGGTGCGCCTCCCCGGGGGAAAGGCGCTGGCGGTCGACGCCAAGGTCCCCCTCGAGGCGTACCTGCAGGCCAGCGCCATCGCGGTGACCGCCCAGGGCGACGAGGGCGCGCGCCGGGCGAGCCTGCTGTCGCGCCATGCCAAGGCGGTGCGGGCGCACGTCGACGCGCTCGCGAAGAAGACCTACTGGGCAGGTCTCGCCTCGAGCCCCGAGTTCGTCATCTGCTTCCTTCCGAGCGAATCGCTGCTCGCCTCGGCCCTCGACGAAGACCCGGCCCTGCTCGACTATGCGTTCACCCGGCGCGTGGCGCTCGCGTCCCCCGTCAACCTGTGGGCGGTGCTCAAGACCGTCGCGTTCACGTGGACCCAGCAAGACGTCTCCGACGAGGCGCGCACCCTCTTCACACTCGGCACCGAGCTGTACGAGCGGGTCGGCGTTCTGGCCGGGCACGCCAACGACCTTCGTCGAGCGATCGAGAAGACCGTCGACAGTTACAACAGGTTCGCGGGCTCGCTCGAGTCACGCGTCCTGGTGACGGCCCGCAAGTTCCCGGGTATCGACGAGACCAAGCTCGACGCCGTCGCCGCACCCGCCGCGCTCGACGCGACCCCGCGCCGGTGGACGGCGCCCGAGATGATCGAGCTCGACGGCATCACGACGACGACCGACGGCGCAGCCGATCCGCACGAAGCGGAGTCCCTCGGGTCACCGACCGGCGTCGCGGTTTCGGCCGATCTGGGGGGCGTGCGCGAACGCGCCGGACTGTCCGACGAGAATCTTCACGGCTGA
- a CDS encoding DUF6264 family protein — protein sequence MSDGAERSTAPGDDARPRPQYGEYATPEEQRARIQRPEVTEALEAGVAPQPEPVAPVAEKATPPAGAGRVGLRGPLWDRILTGGLLAYGLVSTVSTIVQLLDFPTYAETAAKILGVDASYTNLSAGYLWGAAAAFVYGIGWLLTAVLTWRRLRRGRVAFWIPLAGFVVTALLAGLCVTLALVGDQQFMTAIIGSVPN from the coding sequence GTGAGCGACGGCGCAGAACGGTCGACCGCCCCGGGCGACGACGCGCGCCCCCGCCCGCAGTACGGCGAGTACGCGACGCCGGAGGAACAGCGCGCGCGCATCCAGCGTCCCGAGGTGACCGAGGCGCTCGAGGCCGGGGTCGCACCGCAGCCCGAACCCGTCGCGCCGGTGGCCGAGAAGGCGACCCCGCCGGCCGGCGCCGGGCGCGTGGGCCTGCGCGGCCCGCTCTGGGACCGCATCCTCACGGGCGGTCTGCTCGCGTACGGACTGGTGTCGACGGTGTCGACGATCGTGCAGTTGCTCGATTTCCCCACGTACGCCGAGACCGCCGCCAAGATCCTCGGGGTCGACGCGAGCTACACCAACCTGTCGGCCGGATACCTCTGGGGTGCGGCGGCCGCCTTCGTCTACGGCATCGGCTGGCTGCTCACCGCGGTGCTCACCTGGCGTCGCCTGCGGCGCGGGCGCGTCGCGTTCTGGATCCCGCTCGCGGGCTTCGTGGTCACGGCGTTGCTGGCCGGCCTCTGCGTGACGCTGGCCCTGGTCGGTGACCAGCAGTTCATGACGGCGATCATCGGCAGCGTTCCGAACTGA
- the glpX gene encoding class II fructose-bisphosphatase codes for MVSLTADMSPLHPDRNLALELVRATEAASIRAVPFIGRGDKEAADGAAVDAMRAFFSTVDFDGTIVIGEGEKDNAPMLYNGERVGSGRGPRCDVAVDPIDGTSLTAAGRQNALSVIAVSDHGTMLDASTVFYMDKLVTGPAGVGVVDIRLPIGENIRLLAKALGKPVDEIVVSVLNRPRHEKLIAEIREAGAGTRLMSDGDVAGGINAARHNARTDMCVGIGGSPEGIVTACAIKALGGHIQGILTPGNDDEKQKGRDAGLQVDGEVYEADGLVKGKNTIFVATGVTDGQLVAGVRREGDFLYTESVVLRGASGTLRRITSEHLTSKWL; via the coding sequence ATGGTGAGCCTGACTGCCGACATGAGCCCGTTGCATCCCGACCGAAACCTGGCTCTCGAGTTGGTGAGGGCGACGGAAGCGGCATCCATCCGCGCCGTTCCCTTCATCGGTCGCGGCGACAAAGAGGCCGCCGACGGCGCCGCGGTCGACGCGATGCGCGCCTTCTTCAGCACCGTCGACTTCGACGGCACGATCGTCATCGGTGAGGGCGAGAAGGACAACGCCCCCATGCTCTACAACGGGGAGCGCGTCGGCAGCGGCCGCGGCCCCCGCTGCGACGTGGCCGTGGACCCGATCGACGGCACCTCGCTGACCGCCGCCGGTCGCCAGAACGCCCTGTCGGTCATCGCGGTCTCGGATCACGGCACGATGCTCGACGCCTCGACCGTGTTCTACATGGACAAGCTCGTGACCGGTCCCGCGGGCGTCGGTGTCGTCGACATCCGCCTTCCGATCGGCGAGAACATCCGTCTGCTGGCCAAGGCGCTCGGCAAGCCCGTCGACGAGATCGTCGTGTCGGTGCTGAACCGTCCCCGCCACGAGAAGCTCATCGCCGAGATCCGCGAAGCCGGAGCCGGTACCCGCCTGATGAGCGACGGCGACGTCGCCGGAGGCATCAACGCGGCCCGCCACAACGCCCGCACCGACATGTGCGTCGGCATCGGCGGCAGCCCCGAGGGCATCGTGACGGCGTGCGCGATCAAGGCGCTCGGCGGTCACATCCAGGGCATTCTGACCCCGGGCAACGACGACGAGAAGCAGAAGGGCCGCGACGCCGGACTGCAGGTCGACGGCGAGGTCTACGAGGCCGATGGTCTGGTGAAGGGCAAGAACACGATCTTCGTCGCCACCGGCGTGACCGATGGTCAGCTCGTCGCGGGCGTTCGCCGCGAAGGCGACTTCCTCTACACCGAGAGTGTCGTGCTGCGCGGCGCGTCGGGAACTCTGCGCCGCATCACGTCGGAGCACCTCACGTCGAAGTGGCTCTGA
- a CDS encoding 3'-5' exonuclease — MALDFTAIDFETANSSGASACAVGLARVRNGRVVATAAWLIKPPSGHDHFAPINVGIHGIQAADVAHAPDWSAQLARLTAFAGADVLVAHNAGFDMSVLRRACAATGDECPPYRYLCSVQMSRKTYTLDSYRLPLVAAEAGCSPFAHHDALADAVACAEITIDCARRAGADDVQALASHLGVRISRVPVESAERAVA; from the coding sequence GTGGCTTTGGATTTCACCGCGATCGACTTCGAGACGGCGAACTCCAGCGGCGCCTCCGCGTGCGCCGTGGGGCTCGCCCGGGTGCGCAACGGACGGGTCGTCGCGACCGCGGCGTGGCTGATCAAGCCCCCGAGCGGGCACGACCACTTCGCGCCGATCAACGTGGGCATCCACGGCATCCAGGCCGCCGACGTCGCACACGCCCCCGACTGGAGTGCTCAGCTCGCCCGGCTCACCGCCTTCGCCGGGGCCGACGTGCTCGTGGCCCACAACGCCGGGTTCGACATGTCGGTGCTGCGCCGTGCCTGCGCCGCCACCGGCGACGAGTGCCCGCCGTACCGCTACCTGTGCAGCGTGCAGATGTCGCGCAAGACCTACACGCTCGACTCGTACCGTCTTCCGCTGGTGGCCGCCGAGGCGGGCTGCTCGCCGTTCGCGCACCACGACGCCCTGGCCGACGCGGTCGCGTGCGCCGAGATCACGATCGACTGCGCCCGCCGCGCGGGGGCCGACGACGTGCAGGCCTTGGCCTCGCACCTGGGCGTGCGCATCTCGCGCGTCCCCGTCGAGTCCGCCGAACGCGCCGTCGCCTGA
- a CDS encoding sigma-70 family RNA polymerase sigma factor: protein MVRDEHAQLTALYDAHAVPVWRYVVSLTGDHAGADDVVQETLLRAWRTPRVMNDEPATLRSWMYTVARNLVIDEARSARRRHELPVDELPETVRDDDTDAMFDALLVEEALATLTPDHRAVIVSAYYGGRSVAQAAEELGIPAGTVKSRLHYAVRALRLALQERGVTR, encoded by the coding sequence GTGGTGCGAGATGAACACGCGCAGCTGACGGCGTTGTACGACGCCCACGCCGTGCCCGTGTGGCGGTACGTGGTGAGCCTCACGGGTGATCACGCCGGCGCGGACGACGTCGTGCAAGAGACGCTGCTGCGCGCGTGGCGGACGCCGCGCGTGATGAACGACGAGCCCGCGACCCTTCGTTCGTGGATGTACACCGTGGCGCGCAACCTCGTCATCGACGAAGCGCGCAGCGCGCGGCGCCGGCACGAGCTGCCGGTCGACGAACTGCCCGAGACGGTGCGCGACGACGACACGGATGCCATGTTCGATGCGCTCCTCGTCGAGGAGGCTCTCGCGACCCTCACCCCCGACCACCGTGCGGTCATCGTGAGCGCCTATTACGGGGGTCGTAGCGTCGCGCAGGCCGCCGAAGAACTCGGCATCCCGGCCGGAACGGTGAAGTCGCGACTGCATTACGCGGTGCGAGCGCTGAGGCTCGCGCTGCAGGAAAGAGGGGTGACCCGATGA
- the fbaA gene encoding class II fructose-bisphosphate aldolase, which translates to MPVASPEQYADMLDRAKAGSFAYPAINVSSSQTINSVLQGLTEAGSDGIIQVTTGGADYFAGHTVKARATGALAFARYVTEVAKNYPITVALHTDHCPKDALPGFVLPLLEASEEEVKAGRNPIFQSHMWDGSAVPLDENIDIAAELLPRMKAINAILEIEVGVVGGEEDGVQHEGSNDALYTTVADVTKAVERLGLGENGRYISALTFGNVHGVYKPGGVKLRPELLGEIQEGIAAKFGTGPKPLDLVFHGGSGSTDEEIALAVANGVVKMNIDTDTQYAFTRSIAGYMFSNYEGVLKLDGEVGNKKQYDPRAWGKVAESAMAVRVVEATKQLGSYGQSKS; encoded by the coding sequence ATGCCCGTCGCTTCCCCTGAGCAGTACGCCGACATGCTCGACCGCGCCAAGGCCGGCAGCTTCGCGTACCCCGCGATCAACGTCTCGAGCTCGCAGACCATCAACTCGGTGCTCCAGGGCCTGACCGAGGCCGGCTCCGACGGCATCATCCAGGTCACCACCGGTGGTGCCGACTACTTCGCCGGTCACACGGTCAAGGCCCGCGCCACCGGCGCCCTCGCCTTCGCCCGCTACGTCACCGAGGTGGCGAAGAACTACCCCATCACGGTGGCCCTGCACACCGACCACTGCCCGAAGGACGCCCTTCCCGGCTTCGTCCTGCCGCTGCTCGAAGCCTCCGAAGAAGAGGTCAAGGCCGGTCGCAACCCCATCTTCCAGTCGCACATGTGGGACGGCTCGGCCGTTCCCCTCGACGAGAACATCGACATCGCGGCCGAGCTCCTCCCCCGCATGAAGGCCATCAACGCCATCCTCGAGATCGAGGTCGGCGTCGTCGGCGGCGAAGAAGACGGCGTGCAGCACGAGGGCTCGAACGACGCGCTCTACACCACCGTGGCCGACGTCACGAAGGCCGTCGAGCGTCTCGGCCTCGGCGAGAACGGCCGGTACATCTCGGCCCTCACCTTCGGCAACGTGCACGGCGTGTACAAGCCCGGCGGCGTCAAGCTCCGTCCCGAGCTGCTCGGCGAGATCCAGGAGGGCATTGCCGCCAAGTTCGGCACCGGCCCCAAGCCCCTCGACCTCGTCTTCCACGGCGGCAGCGGCTCGACCGATGAAGAGATCGCCCTCGCGGTGGCCAACGGCGTCGTGAAGATGAACATCGACACCGACACCCAGTACGCCTTCACGCGCTCGATCGCGGGCTACATGTTCTCGAACTACGAGGGCGTGCTCAAGCTCGACGGCGAGGTCGGAAACAAGAAGCAGTACGACCCCCGCGCCTGGGGCAAGGTCGCCGAGTCGGCCATGGCCGTCCGCGTGGTCGAGGCCACGAAGCAGCTCGGCTCGTACGGCCAGTCGAAGAGCTGA
- a CDS encoding zf-HC2 domain-containing protein: MSVDHERLSMWDGAYVLGALNAPDRAEFEAHLSDCAECRAAIADLAPTAGLLSRVSADRARAVGATTGPVPIAAPDPSLRGRVVEAARRRRARRATAWTLAASIALIAVAVPAGIAVTNAVSSSSGAVYALDDVAGAPIEASVKLTSVPWGTRIDLVCEYTGQVLDAPPGGWPYALAITDETGATSVLSTWRAGPGATTELSAGTDLAASSIGSVEIRTVEGDRVIMRRDFATP; the protein is encoded by the coding sequence ATGAGCGTCGATCATGAACGTCTGTCGATGTGGGACGGCGCCTACGTGCTCGGGGCGTTGAACGCTCCGGACCGAGCCGAGTTCGAAGCGCACCTGTCCGATTGCGCCGAGTGCCGTGCCGCGATCGCCGACCTCGCGCCCACCGCCGGACTGCTCTCACGTGTGTCCGCCGATCGCGCCCGCGCGGTCGGTGCGACGACGGGGCCGGTGCCGATCGCGGCCCCGGACCCGTCGCTGCGGGGCCGGGTGGTCGAGGCGGCGCGGCGTCGACGCGCGCGGCGGGCCACGGCCTGGACGCTCGCGGCGTCGATCGCCCTCATCGCGGTCGCCGTGCCGGCGGGAATCGCGGTGACGAACGCCGTCAGCTCATCGTCGGGCGCGGTCTACGCCCTCGACGACGTCGCGGGGGCGCCCATCGAAGCCTCGGTCAAGCTCACGTCGGTGCCGTGGGGCACCCGCATCGACCTGGTGTGCGAGTACACCGGGCAGGTCCTCGACGCGCCTCCGGGTGGCTGGCCCTACGCGCTCGCGATCACCGACGAGACAGGTGCGACGAGCGTGCTGTCGACCTGGCGGGCCGGCCCCGGGGCGACGACCGAGTTGAGTGCGGGCACCGATCTGGCGGCTTCGAGCATCGGCTCGGTCGAGATCCGCACCGTCGAGGGCGACCGCGTGATCATGCGGCGCGACTTCGCGACGCCCTGA
- a CDS encoding class I SAM-dependent methyltransferase: MTDREKSTSFGQAASAYESGRPAYPSDAVAWMLEPAREPGRALRVADVGAGTGKFTRTIVEHGADVVAVDPDADMLATLRHNVGGVPTFAGTAEALPLPDGALDAVVMGQAWHWVDPDEGSREIGRVLRRGGVLGLVWNIRDESVDWVRRLTSAMGGSNAEVLLATTGPRVAAPFGELEHHEWRWERTITLPQLRDLVLSRSDIITADPEKRARIDAAVDQVVASVPELAAGGSVALPYVTHAFRARRP, translated from the coding sequence ATGACCGATCGCGAGAAGTCGACGTCGTTCGGACAGGCGGCCTCCGCCTACGAATCCGGGCGTCCCGCGTACCCGTCCGACGCCGTGGCGTGGATGCTCGAGCCCGCGCGCGAACCGGGTCGTGCATTGCGCGTCGCCGACGTGGGCGCCGGAACGGGCAAATTCACCCGGACGATCGTGGAGCACGGTGCCGACGTGGTGGCGGTCGATCCGGATGCCGACATGCTCGCGACCCTGCGGCACAACGTCGGCGGGGTGCCCACGTTCGCCGGAACGGCCGAGGCGCTGCCGCTTCCCGACGGGGCCCTCGACGCCGTGGTCATGGGGCAGGCCTGGCACTGGGTCGACCCCGACGAAGGGTCCCGCGAGATCGGCCGCGTGCTGCGCCGCGGGGGAGTGCTGGGCCTCGTCTGGAACATCCGCGACGAGAGCGTCGACTGGGTGCGTCGGTTGACCTCCGCCATGGGCGGGTCGAACGCCGAGGTCCTGCTCGCGACGACCGGACCCCGGGTCGCCGCGCCGTTCGGCGAGCTCGAGCATCACGAGTGGCGCTGGGAGCGCACGATCACCCTTCCGCAGCTGCGCGACCTCGTTCTCTCGCGCAGCGACATCATCACCGCCGACCCCGAGAAGCGCGCGCGTATCGACGCCGCGGTCGACCAGGTGGTGGCATCCGTTCCCGAACTCGCCGCCGGCGGCTCAGTCGCGCTGCCGTACGTCACCCACGCGTTCCGCGCGCGGCGACCCTGA